In one Echinicola marina genomic region, the following are encoded:
- a CDS encoding sialate O-acetylesterase, with the protein MKNYLKPLMIIGFLFVSMLAHAKVSLPHFFSDNMVLQRDKVIKIWGKSSPKEKVTVRFNGEERQVVAGKGGMWRVSLPAMAYGGPFEMSIEGNENNIVLKNILIGDVWLCSGQSNMEFGLNGDLTGKEEIQQSKNSNIRLLNVPKTIQTSETYDIEESSWQECGPSTTANFSAVGYFFGKKLQADLDVPIGLINSSWGGTDIETWTSWEASMNNEEYAKYAGQSVEKTLGYSTEDLDQFKQSLENDPAIKKKWYDSDTKLKGWKKMMVPKSWDGEYEDEDGIIWFRKKVTLPKGVEGMSGELNLGPIDDADITWVNGTKVGATDFWMANRNYKIAPDILKAGENTIMVSVKDNTSVGGINGKPEDVYLKVGDKKYPLAGEWDYKPSVTSSGYGFSKWGTGPNSFASLLYNGMIHPLVGFGIKGVIWYQGENNAGEAYRYRKLFPNMIKDWRAQWEDDFAFLWVQLASFMAIDEKPSESEWAELREAQNMTLALPKTGQAVITDIGEAFDIHPRNKKDVGIRLAHTALNVAYGKDVLPSGPVFEKLEKQGKQMVLSFSHIGRGLSTQDSSKYAYVKGFAIAGEDKEFVWAQAYISGEKVIVWSDKVEDPVAVRYGWANNPMEINLVNSDGLLASPFRTDNWKGITEDNKPE; encoded by the coding sequence ATGAAAAATTACCTTAAACCCTTAATGATCATCGGATTTTTATTTGTTTCGATGCTTGCACATGCAAAGGTCAGTTTACCCCATTTCTTTTCGGACAATATGGTGTTACAGCGCGATAAAGTCATAAAAATATGGGGAAAGTCCAGTCCCAAAGAGAAGGTGACTGTTCGGTTCAATGGTGAAGAGCGGCAAGTAGTTGCTGGTAAGGGTGGGATGTGGCGTGTTTCCTTGCCAGCCATGGCCTATGGAGGGCCTTTTGAAATGTCCATCGAAGGCAATGAAAACAATATTGTACTCAAAAATATATTGATCGGGGATGTGTGGCTATGTAGTGGGCAGTCCAATATGGAGTTTGGCTTAAATGGTGATCTGACAGGGAAAGAGGAAATTCAGCAATCGAAAAATTCAAATATTAGGTTGTTGAATGTGCCTAAAACCATTCAAACAAGCGAGACATATGATATAGAAGAAAGTAGTTGGCAAGAATGCGGACCATCGACTACAGCCAACTTCTCAGCGGTAGGGTATTTCTTTGGTAAAAAGTTACAGGCTGATTTGGATGTTCCAATTGGCTTAATCAACTCTTCCTGGGGAGGGACTGATATAGAAACTTGGACAAGCTGGGAAGCATCAATGAACAATGAGGAATATGCAAAATATGCGGGGCAATCAGTCGAAAAAACATTGGGTTATTCTACGGAAGATCTCGATCAGTTTAAGCAATCGCTTGAAAACGATCCGGCCATAAAAAAGAAATGGTATGATTCGGACACTAAGCTGAAAGGTTGGAAAAAAATGATGGTTCCTAAAAGTTGGGATGGTGAATATGAAGATGAGGATGGGATCATTTGGTTTCGTAAGAAAGTGACATTACCAAAAGGGGTAGAAGGAATGTCCGGAGAGCTCAATCTTGGGCCGATAGATGATGCAGATATCACATGGGTAAACGGAACAAAAGTGGGAGCGACTGATTTTTGGATGGCCAATAGAAATTATAAAATTGCTCCTGACATTTTAAAAGCAGGTGAAAATACCATCATGGTGAGTGTGAAAGACAATACTTCCGTCGGAGGCATCAATGGGAAACCAGAAGATGTCTATCTGAAAGTTGGAGATAAAAAGTATCCATTGGCAGGAGAATGGGATTATAAGCCCTCGGTAACCAGCTCAGGATATGGCTTTTCTAAATGGGGAACTGGACCAAACTCATTTGCCTCATTATTATACAATGGCATGATCCATCCTTTGGTAGGGTTTGGAATAAAAGGGGTGATTTGGTACCAAGGAGAAAATAATGCCGGGGAAGCTTATCGGTATCGGAAGCTGTTTCCTAATATGATTAAAGATTGGAGAGCTCAATGGGAAGATGATTTTGCTTTTTTATGGGTGCAATTGGCCAGTTTTATGGCGATCGATGAAAAACCTTCTGAAAGCGAATGGGCAGAGTTAAGGGAAGCTCAGAATATGACACTGGCCCTACCTAAAACTGGGCAGGCTGTCATTACGGATATTGGTGAAGCCTTTGATATTCATCCCAGAAATAAAAAAGACGTAGGGATACGTTTGGCGCATACTGCATTGAATGTGGCTTATGGGAAAGATGTCCTGCCTTCTGGGCCGGTTTTTGAAAAGTTGGAAAAGCAAGGAAAGCAAATGGTACTTAGCTTCTCTCATATAGGAAGAGGGCTTTCTACACAGGATAGTAGTAAATATGCTTATGTGAAGGGCTTTGCCATTGCAGGGGAAGATAAAGAGTTTGTTTGGGCCCAGGCCTATATCTCAGGCGAAAAGGTGATAGTTTGGAGTGACAAGGTGGAAGATCCTGTGGCTGTCCGCTATGGATGGGCGAATAATCCCATGGAGATAAATTTGGTCAATAGTGATGGACTTTTGGCTTCTCCTTTTAGAACAGATAACTGGAAGGGGATTACGGAGGACAATAAGCCAGAATAA
- a CDS encoding galactose-binding domain-containing protein produces MNKLKFTWWLCSTLLCYYGTYAQTLRMSLNSVNPQIEWEIKPQDEVAASGFELSLPGHSMADYVKGLVPGVIFTAYVDAGLEKDPNFSDNIYQVDEAFYNRPFWYRTEFNLPEDYQEGKRVWLHFDNTNRYADFYFNGMKLSGNQVSTKDVSGQMLRTKYDVTDLVNRTGRNAIAVLITDADQKKSRESKEGFGVTASPTYLSAAGWDWMPYVPGRLAGITGDVYLNIAGDVTMEDPWIRSQLESNEVAYLFISSALKNASSSKMEAKISGVIQPGNIKFSKNITLEPGATSKIYIDKKDFSELIIKDPQLWWPNGYGEPNLYTCELTCSVDGVISDQKEITFGIKDYDYRFEKNAAGWPVMTFYINGQKLFLKGGNWGMSEYLLRCHGEEYETKIKLHKDMNYNMIRLWTGCVTDDEFYDYCDKHGIMVWDDFWLYVAYNDVANDEDFKANALDKVKRLRNHPSIALWCGANETHPKPELDNYLRAIVAQEDHNDRMYKSSSNQDGLSGSGWWGNQPPKHHFETSGSNLAWNDPPYPYGSDRGYGLRTEIGTATFPNYESIQLFIPEDQLWPLPTDEQLKEDDDNVWNKHFFGKEASNANPVNYKTAVNQQFGISSSLEEFAEKAQYLNIEVMKGMYEAWNDKMWHDASGLLIWMSQSAYPSFVWQTYDYYYDATGAYWGAKMASEPLHIQWNSSSNSVKAINTTSKDLMGATAKATIYNLQGKVLPEFGKEARVDVLSSNIAEAFKLNFNPGNIANGKKAVASSGNETVSLAVDGGAGSRWESAYSDEQWMYVDLGKEKLIENVVLKWEKAYAKAYEIQVSNDAISWETVYKTNNGIGGTENISLEPQKARYVSVKGIKRATEFGYSLYEIEVYGEQDRKNDFTPLHFIKLELADAQGNKLSENFYWRNGLNDLDYTGLNTLPSADLMCKLVERKGTKFWVSIRNNSKTVAFGNRLRLENSISRERVLPVIMSENYFTLMPGEERKISFEADQELLEGGVDLLLKQYGQEEENQLSVAF; encoded by the coding sequence ATGAATAAGCTGAAATTCACGTGGTGGCTGTGTAGTACTTTGTTGTGCTACTATGGTACCTATGCCCAAACCTTAAGGATGTCCTTAAATAGTGTCAACCCACAAATAGAGTGGGAAATTAAACCTCAAGATGAGGTGGCAGCCTCTGGATTTGAATTGTCTCTTCCGGGGCATAGCATGGCGGATTATGTAAAGGGCTTGGTTCCTGGAGTTATTTTTACCGCATATGTTGATGCCGGTTTGGAAAAAGATCCCAATTTTTCTGATAATATTTACCAAGTGGATGAAGCATTCTACAACCGTCCTTTTTGGTATCGGACGGAATTCAACCTTCCGGAGGATTATCAAGAAGGGAAACGGGTTTGGTTGCATTTTGATAATACCAATAGATATGCAGATTTTTATTTTAATGGCATGAAACTGTCAGGAAACCAGGTATCTACCAAAGATGTCAGTGGTCAAATGCTACGGACCAAATATGATGTGACTGATTTGGTGAATAGGACCGGGAGAAATGCTATTGCTGTATTGATTACTGATGCTGATCAGAAAAAGAGTCGGGAGTCCAAAGAAGGATTTGGCGTAACAGCCAGTCCTACCTATCTGTCGGCTGCTGGATGGGATTGGATGCCATATGTTCCAGGAAGATTGGCAGGTATTACCGGAGATGTCTATCTTAATATAGCCGGTGATGTGACCATGGAAGATCCTTGGATCAGGTCACAGCTGGAGTCCAATGAAGTAGCCTATCTTTTTATTTCCTCGGCACTGAAAAATGCCTCATCTTCTAAAATGGAAGCCAAAATTTCAGGTGTCATTCAACCTGGGAATATTAAATTCTCTAAGAACATCACCTTGGAACCTGGGGCTACTTCGAAAATCTATATTGATAAAAAGGACTTTTCAGAATTAATTATTAAGGATCCCCAACTGTGGTGGCCAAATGGATATGGTGAGCCCAATCTTTATACTTGCGAGTTGACCTGTAGTGTCGATGGTGTTATTTCCGATCAGAAAGAAATTACTTTTGGGATAAAGGACTATGACTATAGGTTTGAGAAAAATGCCGCAGGATGGCCTGTGATGACCTTCTATATTAATGGGCAAAAGCTGTTTCTCAAAGGAGGAAACTGGGGGATGAGTGAATATTTGTTGCGCTGTCATGGAGAAGAGTATGAAACCAAGATCAAGCTGCACAAGGATATGAACTATAATATGATTCGTTTATGGACGGGGTGTGTAACGGATGATGAATTCTACGACTATTGCGACAAGCATGGGATCATGGTGTGGGATGATTTTTGGTTATATGTAGCTTATAACGATGTGGCCAATGATGAGGATTTTAAAGCAAATGCATTGGACAAAGTAAAGCGGCTAAGAAATCACCCAAGTATTGCCCTGTGGTGTGGTGCCAATGAAACTCATCCCAAGCCTGAATTGGATAATTACCTAAGGGCTATAGTGGCTCAGGAGGACCACAATGATAGGATGTATAAGTCCAGTTCCAATCAAGACGGGCTTTCTGGAAGTGGTTGGTGGGGAAATCAACCGCCTAAGCATCATTTCGAAACTTCTGGCAGTAATTTGGCTTGGAACGATCCTCCATATCCCTATGGTTCAGATCGTGGCTATGGACTCAGAACTGAAATCGGTACCGCCACTTTTCCCAATTATGAAAGCATCCAACTTTTTATCCCCGAGGACCAGCTTTGGCCGTTGCCTACTGATGAACAACTAAAAGAAGATGATGATAATGTATGGAATAAGCATTTCTTTGGTAAGGAAGCCTCCAATGCCAATCCGGTCAATTATAAAACAGCAGTTAACCAGCAGTTTGGGATATCTTCCAGTTTGGAAGAATTTGCGGAAAAAGCGCAGTATCTAAATATTGAGGTGATGAAGGGGATGTATGAGGCTTGGAACGATAAAATGTGGCACGATGCCTCAGGTCTTCTGATTTGGATGAGTCAGTCGGCTTATCCTTCCTTTGTGTGGCAAACCTATGATTATTACTATGATGCTACGGGTGCCTATTGGGGTGCAAAAATGGCCAGTGAACCATTGCATATCCAGTGGAATTCTTCCAGCAATAGTGTCAAAGCTATTAATACAACTTCAAAAGACCTTATGGGTGCAACAGCTAAAGCGACTATTTATAATCTTCAAGGAAAGGTGTTGCCAGAATTTGGAAAAGAAGCCCGGGTGGATGTTTTGTCCAGTAATATAGCCGAAGCCTTTAAGCTTAATTTCAATCCAGGAAATATTGCTAATGGGAAAAAAGCGGTGGCTTCTTCAGGGAATGAAACCGTGTCTTTGGCAGTGGATGGTGGTGCAGGCAGCCGGTGGGAAAGTGCTTATAGTGATGAACAGTGGATGTATGTGGACCTTGGTAAAGAAAAGCTGATAGAAAATGTGGTATTGAAATGGGAGAAAGCTTATGCCAAAGCCTATGAGATACAGGTTTCCAATGATGCGATCAGTTGGGAAACAGTTTACAAAACGAATAATGGAATAGGTGGAACGGAAAATATCTCTTTGGAGCCCCAAAAAGCACGATATGTGAGTGTAAAGGGTATCAAAAGGGCTACAGAATTTGGTTATTCTCTTTATGAAATAGAAGTCTATGGGGAGCAAGATAGGAAAAATGATTTTACACCGCTTCATTTTATTAAGTTGGAACTTGCCGATGCCCAAGGGAATAAATTGTCTGAGAACTTCTATTGGAGGAATGGATTGAATGATCTTGATTATACTGGGTTAAATACTTTGCCTTCAGCTGACCTAATGTGTAAGTTGGTGGAAAGAAAAGGAACGAAGTTTTGGGTTTCTATTAGAAATAATTCCAAAACGGTAGCTTTTGGAAACCGATTGAGATTGGAGAATAGCATCAGTAGGGAACGGGTATTACCAGTGATCATGTCCGAAAATTATTTTACGCTGATGCCTGGAGAAGAGCGAAAGATTTCTTTTGAAGCAGATCAGGAGCTTTTGGAAGGAGGAGTAGACTTGTTGCTTAAACAATATGGTCAAGAAGAAGAAAATCAGCTTTCGGTAGCCTTTTAA
- a CDS encoding sugar porter family MFS transporter, which produces MKNKLLRYAFIVSTVGFLFGFDSVVISGVNLPLKSLWESSDWFHGTFIISISLWGTVVGALLGGYPTERLGRKSTVLWVGVFFTVSAIGSALVNDPYSFSFFRFVGGLGAGVGSIAAPAYISEIATARDRGKLGMLFQFNIVFGILMAFLSNYLLDGTGGEDDWRWMLGIELVPALLFTVFIPFVPESPRWLIVSRNRYEEGRRVLTLSMSKSEAEQAFAQMLLRTESNKPSTVRLFSGKYRQILMISFLMAFFNQFSGISFVLFYAPEILEKAGLATSDSLLSSVSVGLVNLIFTFVGIYLIDRAGRKLLMYIGSVGYIISLFCIAYGFYFSMPAMFKLIFMLLFIASHAVGQGAVIWVFLSEIFPNEIRSFGQAWGSGLLNVFAAIIALFGAVLINSFAPWIVFVLFAGFMVLQLLFTHFIMPETKGVSLEDLERKLVK; this is translated from the coding sequence ATGAAAAATAAGTTGTTGCGTTACGCATTTATTGTGTCGACGGTAGGCTTTCTCTTTGGTTTTGATTCTGTGGTTATTTCTGGAGTAAATCTTCCCTTGAAAAGCCTTTGGGAAAGTTCGGATTGGTTTCATGGTACTTTCATTATTTCCATTTCGCTTTGGGGAACTGTTGTGGGAGCTTTGTTAGGTGGATATCCCACCGAAAGGCTGGGGAGAAAGTCCACCGTGCTTTGGGTTGGTGTTTTTTTTACGGTTTCGGCCATTGGTTCTGCTCTGGTAAATGATCCGTATTCATTTTCTTTTTTTCGGTTTGTAGGAGGTCTGGGAGCCGGAGTAGGATCTATCGCTGCGCCTGCCTATATTTCAGAGATTGCGACAGCCCGGGACAGAGGGAAGTTGGGGATGCTCTTTCAGTTTAATATTGTTTTTGGGATTTTGATGGCTTTCTTATCCAATTACCTATTGGATGGAACAGGAGGAGAAGATGATTGGCGCTGGATGTTGGGAATCGAATTGGTTCCTGCATTGTTATTTACTGTTTTTATACCTTTTGTCCCTGAGAGTCCTAGGTGGTTGATTGTCAGTCGGAATAGATATGAGGAAGGTAGACGGGTTTTGACTTTGTCTATGTCCAAAAGCGAGGCCGAACAGGCTTTTGCTCAAATGCTTTTGCGTACCGAAAGCAATAAACCAAGCACTGTACGTTTGTTTTCAGGAAAATACCGACAAATATTGATGATATCCTTTTTGATGGCTTTTTTTAATCAATTTTCGGGTATCAGTTTTGTCTTGTTCTACGCTCCAGAAATCTTAGAAAAGGCAGGACTGGCCACTTCTGATTCACTCCTCAGTTCTGTTTCGGTAGGGCTGGTCAATTTGATTTTTACATTTGTGGGGATTTATTTAATCGATAGGGCAGGAAGGAAGCTACTGATGTACATTGGTTCAGTGGGCTATATCATTAGTCTGTTCTGTATCGCATATGGTTTCTACTTTTCTATGCCGGCCATGTTTAAATTGATATTCATGCTCCTATTTATTGCCTCACACGCTGTTGGTCAGGGAGCGGTCATTTGGGTATTCTTGTCTGAAATTTTCCCAAATGAGATTCGATCGTTTGGGCAGGCATGGGGATCAGGCTTATTAAATGTGTTTGCCGCCATTATTGCTCTTTTCGGAGCTGTACTGATCAACTCTTTTGCTCCTTGGATAGTCTTTGTTTTATTCGCAGGCTTTATGGTCTTGCAGCTTTTGTTTACTCATTTTATCATGCCTGAAACCAAGGGAGTATCATTGGAGGATTTGGAGCGAAAACTGGTGAAATGA